One region of Mycolicibacterium rhodesiae NBB3 genomic DNA includes:
- a CDS encoding MCE family protein — MSMGRTATKFAAFGVVMAALTASLFMVFGEYRSGSTSDYSAVFTDASSLESGDSVRVAGVRVGTVDQVTLRADNTVLVSFDAEDDVVLTTGTRAAVRYLNLVGDRYLELLDGPGSTRVLDRGAQIPADRTQPALDLDLLLGGLKPVIRGLDPQDVNALTNALLQIFQGQGDTLQSLLTRTSSFSNALADNNAALEQLVDNLDTVLATLGKEGERFSGALDKFERLTTELANDRDTIGTAIDSLSAGTASIADLLSNARQPLAGTVDELSRLAPLLDKDKDLIDVALQRAPENYRKLARVGSYGSFVNYYLCGITIRVTDLQGRTAVFPWIKQKDGRCAEPDA, encoded by the coding sequence ATGAGCATGGGTCGTACAGCGACGAAATTCGCCGCTTTCGGGGTCGTCATGGCGGCACTGACCGCAAGCCTCTTCATGGTGTTCGGCGAGTACCGAAGCGGGTCGACAAGTGACTATTCCGCCGTGTTCACCGACGCATCCAGCCTCGAGAGCGGCGACTCGGTACGCGTTGCCGGGGTTCGGGTGGGCACCGTCGACCAGGTGACGCTGCGCGCCGACAACACGGTGCTGGTGTCCTTCGACGCCGAAGACGATGTCGTCCTTACCACCGGCACACGGGCCGCGGTCCGCTACCTCAACCTGGTCGGTGACCGATACCTCGAACTCCTGGACGGCCCCGGATCGACCCGCGTACTGGATCGCGGCGCGCAGATTCCGGCGGACCGCACCCAGCCCGCACTCGACCTCGACCTGCTGCTCGGCGGCCTCAAACCGGTCATCCGGGGTCTGGACCCCCAAGATGTCAATGCGCTGACCAACGCTTTGCTCCAGATCTTCCAGGGACAGGGCGATACCCTGCAGTCGCTGCTGACCCGTACCTCGTCGTTCTCGAATGCATTGGCCGACAACAACGCTGCGCTCGAGCAGTTGGTGGACAACCTCGACACGGTGCTGGCGACACTGGGCAAGGAGGGCGAGCGATTCTCCGGTGCACTGGACAAGTTCGAACGACTGACGACCGAGTTGGCCAACGACCGCGACACGATCGGCACCGCCATCGACTCGCTCAGCGCAGGAACCGCATCCATCGCCGATCTGCTCTCCAATGCGCGACAACCGCTGGCGGGCACGGTCGACGAACTGAGTCGCCTTGCGCCACTTCTCGACAAAGACAAAGACCTGATCGATGTGGCGCTGCAACGCGCTCCCGAGAACTACCGCAAACTCGCCCGAGTCGGTTCCTACGGCAGCTTCGTGAACTACTACCTGTGCGGTATCACCATCCGGGTCACCGATCTGCAAGGCCGCACAGCGGTATTCCCGTGGATCAAGCAAAAGGACGGGAGGTGCGCAGAACCCGATGCTTAA
- a CDS encoding MCE family protein — MLKYRNPKLVRAGVLGVVVVALTIAVGLQPERLVSWATGIRFSAEFAEAGGLSSGNEVKVSGVKVGTVTDIALGERGAVVTFVVRDTVRLGDQTTAHIRTGSLLGARVLTLEPAGTTAMRVGEVIPLSRTGSPYSLNESVNDLTTNVAATDMDSLNQSLDTLSATLDQVAPQLGPTFDGLTRLSRSLNSRSETLGKLLGNAATVTQVLAERSQQVNTLILNANDLLAVLVERRQAISELLANTAAVARNLTGLVKDNEAELAPTLDRLNAVTAMLERNRDNLSKALPGLKKFEITSSESVASGPYYSAYVPNLIPPQLLQPFFDYAFGFRAGDPNMPRALFPWPRNGIPGGSR, encoded by the coding sequence ATGCTTAAATATCGCAACCCCAAGCTGGTCCGCGCGGGCGTCCTCGGCGTTGTCGTCGTCGCGCTGACCATCGCCGTCGGCCTACAACCCGAGCGCCTGGTGTCCTGGGCGACCGGCATCAGATTCTCCGCCGAGTTCGCCGAGGCCGGCGGACTCAGTTCGGGCAACGAGGTTAAGGTCTCGGGCGTCAAGGTCGGCACCGTCACCGATATCGCGCTCGGTGAGCGCGGCGCCGTGGTGACGTTCGTCGTCAGAGACACGGTGCGGCTGGGCGATCAGACCACCGCGCACATCAGAACGGGTTCGCTGCTCGGAGCGCGCGTGCTCACGCTGGAACCTGCAGGCACGACCGCGATGCGGGTCGGTGAGGTCATACCGCTGTCGCGGACGGGATCACCCTACTCACTCAACGAATCCGTCAACGACCTGACCACGAACGTGGCTGCCACAGATATGGATTCGCTCAACCAGTCGTTGGACACGCTGTCGGCGACCCTGGATCAAGTGGCTCCACAACTCGGTCCGACGTTCGACGGGCTGACTCGACTGTCGCGGTCGCTGAACAGCCGAAGCGAGACCCTCGGGAAGCTGCTGGGAAACGCTGCGACCGTCACCCAGGTGCTCGCCGAGCGGAGCCAACAGGTCAACACCTTGATCCTCAACGCGAACGATCTGCTGGCGGTCCTGGTGGAACGCAGGCAGGCCATCAGTGAACTCCTCGCCAACACCGCTGCGGTGGCGCGCAACCTGACTGGACTCGTCAAGGACAACGAAGCAGAACTGGCGCCGACACTGGACCGATTGAATGCCGTCACCGCGATGCTGGAGCGCAACCGCGACAATCTGTCCAAGGCATTGCCCGGGTTGAAGAAGTTCGAGATCACCAGCAGCGAGTCCGTCGCGAGCGGCCCGTACTACAGCGCGTATGTCCCCAACCTCATACCGCCCCAGCTGCTGCAGCCGTTCTTCGACTATGCCTTTGGGTTCCGGGCGGGCGACCCCAACATGCCACGGGCGTTGTTCCCGTGGCCCCGCAACGGTATCCCCGGAGGATCCCGGTGA